Proteins encoded in a region of the Paenibacillus pedocola genome:
- a CDS encoding aminotransferase class I/II-fold pyridoxal phosphate-dependent enzyme, with the protein MDEKLRIESRLAQIGSQEDPATGAVNYPIYNATAFRHPRLGQSTGFDYIRTKNPTRSVLETAAAELESGDAGFACSSGMAALTTVFALFGQGDHLVVSLDLYGGTYRLLERILSKYGISASYVDTNDLDGLEAARRPNTKAVFIETPTNPLMMITDISAVCTWARRHGLLTIVDNTLLTPFFQRPLELGADIIVHSATKYLGGHNDVLAGLIVTKGAELSAEMAVLHNSLGAVLAPNDSYQLMKGMKTLALRMERHESNALAIARYLLEHPAIGEVFHPGLPDHPGYEIQNRQSSGNTGIFSFKVKDARYVEPLLRHIRLIAFAESLGGVESLMTYPAVQTHADIPVEIRDAVGVDDRLLRFSVGIEHVNDLIADLAQALEAARIELEQAVTAE; encoded by the coding sequence ATGGACGAGAAACTAAGGATTGAAAGCAGACTGGCGCAGATTGGCTCACAGGAGGATCCTGCTACCGGTGCAGTGAATTATCCGATTTATAATGCAACGGCATTCCGTCACCCGAGACTTGGACAAAGCACAGGGTTCGATTACATCCGTACCAAAAACCCGACCCGCTCGGTGCTGGAAACGGCTGCGGCCGAGCTGGAATCCGGTGATGCCGGCTTTGCCTGCAGCTCCGGTATGGCTGCGTTGACCACCGTGTTTGCTTTGTTCGGCCAAGGCGACCATCTGGTTGTTTCGCTGGATCTGTATGGCGGCACCTACCGCCTGCTGGAACGGATTCTCTCGAAGTACGGCATCAGCGCCTCCTATGTGGATACTAATGACCTGGATGGCCTTGAAGCGGCCCGCCGTCCGAATACGAAGGCTGTATTCATTGAGACTCCGACCAACCCGCTGATGATGATAACCGATATATCGGCTGTTTGTACGTGGGCCCGCCGGCATGGGCTGCTCACGATTGTAGACAATACGCTGCTCACTCCGTTCTTCCAGCGTCCGCTGGAGCTGGGCGCAGATATTATTGTCCACAGCGCGACCAAATATCTGGGCGGCCACAATGATGTTCTGGCGGGTCTGATCGTGACCAAAGGCGCCGAGCTGTCGGCAGAAATGGCCGTCCTGCATAACTCTCTTGGTGCCGTGCTTGCACCGAACGACAGCTATCAGCTGATGAAGGGGATGAAGACTTTGGCCCTGCGTATGGAGCGGCATGAGAGTAACGCGCTAGCTATTGCCCGTTATCTGCTGGAGCATCCGGCAATCGGAGAGGTATTCCATCCGGGGCTGCCGGATCATCCGGGCTACGAGATTCAGAACCGCCAGTCCTCCGGCAATACCGGAATCTTCTCCTTCAAAGTAAAAGACGCCAGATATGTGGAGCCGCTCTTGCGCCATATCCGTCTGATCGCTTTCGCTGAGAGCCTGGGCGGTGTGGAATCGCTGATGACCTATCCGGCAGTGCAGACCCATGCTGACATTCCGGTGGAAATCCGCGATGCGGTTGGTGTGGATGACCGGCTGCTGCGCTTCTCCGTCGGCATCGAGCATGTGAACGATCTGATTGCCGATCTTGCCCAGGCGCTGGAAGCGGCACGGATCGAGCTGGAGCAAGCGGTGACAGCTGAGTAA
- the mqnC gene encoding cyclic dehypoxanthinyl futalosine synthase, which produces MSAIDLILDKTLKGERLGLEDTIRLFESNEIEKMGAAADVIMKRWHPDPIATFVIGRNINYTNVCDVYCRFCAFYRRPGSEEGYVLPDETIYQKIAETIAVNGTEILMQGGTNPNLPFSYYTDILRGIKQRFPEITMHSFSPAEIMKMVEVSGLPLEQVVREIHAAGLDSLPGGGAEILDDRTRRKISRLKGSWREWMDVMQTAHKIGMNTTATMVIGLGESMEERALHLLRVREAQDECIANKYDSEGFLAFISWTFQPDNTNLKLDRQTPEEYLKTVAISRLVLDNIKNFQSSWVTMGPEVGKLSLQYGCNDFGSTMIEENVVSSAGATYKVNIESITQLIREAGKIPAQRNTRYDILRTFEDGNTKIDNDFVMQN; this is translated from the coding sequence ATGAGTGCGATAGATCTTATTCTGGATAAGACGCTGAAAGGCGAACGTCTCGGGCTGGAAGACACTATCCGGTTGTTCGAGAGCAACGAAATTGAGAAAATGGGCGCTGCCGCAGATGTCATTATGAAACGCTGGCACCCCGATCCGATCGCTACATTTGTAATTGGACGCAATATTAACTATACCAACGTATGTGATGTGTATTGCCGATTCTGCGCGTTCTACCGCAGACCTGGTTCGGAGGAAGGGTATGTGCTTCCAGACGAAACGATCTATCAAAAAATCGCCGAGACGATTGCTGTGAACGGCACGGAAATCCTCATGCAAGGCGGAACGAACCCGAATTTGCCGTTCAGCTACTATACGGATATTCTCCGCGGCATTAAACAGCGTTTCCCGGAAATCACCATGCATTCTTTCTCTCCGGCAGAGATTATGAAGATGGTCGAAGTGTCCGGCTTACCGCTGGAGCAAGTGGTCCGCGAGATTCATGCCGCAGGCTTGGATTCCCTTCCGGGCGGCGGAGCCGAGATTCTGGATGACCGTACCCGCCGCAAAATCAGCCGGCTCAAAGGCTCCTGGCGCGAGTGGATGGATGTCATGCAGACTGCGCACAAAATCGGCATGAACACTACGGCAACTATGGTTATCGGTCTTGGTGAGAGCATGGAGGAGCGCGCACTGCATCTGTTGCGTGTTCGCGAAGCCCAAGATGAATGCATTGCGAATAAATATGATTCCGAGGGCTTCCTGGCATTTATCTCATGGACCTTCCAGCCGGATAACACCAACCTGAAGCTGGACAGACAGACTCCGGAAGAATACCTGAAGACGGTGGCTATCAGCCGCCTTGTCCTGGACAATATCAAAAACTTCCAGTCCTCTTGGGTAACGATGGGACCGGAGGTCGGCAAGCTGTCACTCCAATACGGCTGTAATGATTTTGGCAGCACCATGATTGAAGAAAACGTGGTCTCATCGGCCGGTGCCACCTACAAGGTCAACATCGAATCGATCACCCAGCTGATCCGTGAAGCAGGCAAAATTCCGGCACAGCGCAACACACGCTACGACATTCTGCGTACCTTCGAGGACGGGAACACGAAGATCGACAATGATTTTGTAATGCAGAACTAA